The Xyrauchen texanus isolate HMW12.3.18 chromosome 19, RBS_HiC_50CHRs, whole genome shotgun sequence genome segment gcggcccatttggtaCGTTCGCGGATGAACCACCGTCTCGGTTCTCctgctggccagtccgcccaagtgcgttggcccaccgggaaaatgcccggtatgccagattgcctgTCAAGCCCtgcctttatctgagcagtacaagacttgttgacttttcctccatttgccatctgaagataataataataataaacagggCTTGATTTGATAAGTAGTggtccttaaaaaaaaagaagaaaaagcaaCATCTTTGGTACGTGGTCAAAACTGACCGACCATTGAGAATTTATtggaaagaccaaaaaaaaaaaacagcctttaaaaaaaaatacaaaatctgtcaAATTCAATCAGTAACTCAGCCACAATGCCGAAAATAGGACTACAGACAGAAACGACAGAGTgggactctaaaacatcctcagtgctaaacacacacacacatacatgctcttaattgaattttcagaattttgcagttcatttcaGTTTCTTGACGTTAATTTTCTTGACAGTACTATGCATTTATGTTGAGTAAAATCAATTTAAGAGTCACTTCATGCCATTTCAATTTAAGtacatttatcattaaacatgtttgttttaaatgttactttgaCATTTTTGTATAAAATAAGTTATTGgaagaaaaatgcttattctgtgtcttctcttttTAACACAAACAGACACTACAATTTAAAAATACGAAACTTGACAAATAATACTTGAATAATATCAATATAATGCATATATTGtggtaaaatataaaattaggtcacAATAAGCCATCAGACTTCACAgctgttactggcatgacatgGTTTTCAAGTCAAGTTgtttagattttataaaaaattttattgCAATTTTAGCAACAGAAAATACGATAACAAACAATCTTTCAGACAGCCAACAAGTTAACAAGAGACATTGTATAAAAAGTATAACTATTGAAAAATATGTTCTAagaaatggaaagaaaaaaaatgaaaaaagtgagGGGGAGGgcacaaaaagaataaaaacatattatgaAATAATATTAAACATGGTACAAATTCTAGATGTTTTTATGGGTTTCTTATTAACAGACACAGAGATTGTTTGAAATAAAACTTAAATTCTTGTTTGAAGATGTTAAAGCAGGGTTTACTttttgaatatttacatttatgaatgtaaaaCTTTCCAAtaataaaagaaggtttatacaaaaccTGGCTTTGATTAGATTCTTGTCATTAATATAAAACCctaaaagaatgtgtctataagATAAGGAAAAAATCACAAAACACTTTTTGGACAAGGCATTAACGTTACTCCAGAAAGACTGAGCAAAAGGACACTCCCAAAACAAATGGCTTACAGTTTCAGAAGAAACTTCACAAAAAGTGCAGGATGTATCAATGTAACTTTTAAATTTCTGCAAAAAATGCTTGACATGATAAACTCTGTAAATAATGTTATAAGATCTTTGACTTAATTTGTTAGGAACAATTTCTGAGGGAGTGACCAAAGGTCCATTTAATATAGTAATCAAAAACGTTGTTCCAATAAGAGATAATGGATAGAAATGTGGTAACAAGGTTCAAAAATAAAGACCTGATTTTGTAATTGGATTTATGAACAGAGAAACAaacagaaccaaccacagtagattcagggctggGGGGGACAAACAGAAATCAATGAgccactattattgtttctaaaaagcATACacatttccaaagagatggccttgaaaactagaTTAAATTCTTTCCTAGATACTGGAATTTCGTATCTCGATATAAAATCAGAGTAGTTGAATAAATGACCATCCTTATCAAACAGATGGTTCACTAACATCACTCCATTactgaaccagttttcaagaaacaATGATTTCCTCTTTTgtataatattacaattattccaaataaaataaaatgtgcttgTAAATAAGCCCCCAAGCCAAAAGCATTTGCTGTTTagattttgttcaccagatggaAGAATTATGTCTCCAATTTATAAATCCCTGGTAAAAGAAGTTTAGTCTCCGTATGCCACCCAGCGGTGAAGATGGTTCAGTACTGATGCTTGTGTAGGGAATTTAATCATTACAAATGCAATGAAGTTCCACTGTGAGAAAGAGGTGTGCTTGAAATTTACTTTCGCGTGACGCCTGTTTTTATTGGAGTAAAATTGTAATACACATAAAAGTACATTGGCTTGGTCTAAGCAGACCATAAAACGAATAAGCAAATGCTCAAGGGAGGGCAAATTCGACGCACCAATCACCATACGATTGCAGGTTCCCTTTTAAACCCTTAAAACGTATTTTCCGGTTCTGTACGCAATGCGTCTCCATCGGAATGAAACAGTACAGAGGGACACGGGCTTTGCTTTGAAATGAACGAACGAATGAATGAAGAACTCTAATTCGAAGGAATCTCTTTATGAAACTGGGTCTTTTTAAACATGTACACCTGGCGGTGCTTCATCGCCATGATCtttgtgctggtttggtacttttcagagtttggacaatTATGGACACAGGCTTTCTTTGCTTTTTTATGCTTTTTCAGTTTTCCTTTCAAAAAGCAAGACCGTGAAACAAGCACTCAGACGGATCATATAATTGAGGAAACCTCACGACAGGTAACAAGTTATTTCCTTCGTTGAATCAATTATCGCAAAACGAACATTTCCTTGTTTAAAACTATTGTCACTACTGTGCAGGAAATGTAGGAAACATACTGTCGTGAAACAACTATGGCGACAAGTCGGTAATCTAAAATagttattataaaaattaaaatgaacctTACCGAAAGAACATTACGAATATTGCTGCTAAacatttattactattattttgatatAACTATGACCCTCCTGAACACGAAagtaaaatgctatttaaaaacgAGACAAGCATGAAGCTGTTGGTTATTGTAAAATTAgatgcaacaaaataaaataaaaaatcagccaGAACTGTGGCAAAAACATGATCACTACTGTTTATTGGACTATTGAAATCCATGATTGAGGCTGACGgtttttaattaaagtttcaGTTTTAGCAGTTTCAGTACAATTCACAGTCCTCTGCTTTTTTCCTGTTCCTTAGTTCTATATGTAGGGTCTTCCAGAAAACAACCCGCTGCCCTCATTTCTGTGTTCatgtgcactgatcagtgaaaTTACTGTAGTTTAATCCTTTGCACATTTAATCCTCCTGTTTCAGACAAAGAAGGGTCATCATGTTGGTGATGAGCTTGATGCAACCAGAATAGGACAAATTGTGCCTCAGACAAAGCAATATCCAAATGTACAGAGGTCAATCCTGCagggtaaatattttttttgttcataAGATTCACCCCATTTTTCTTGTAAAGCATATCTGGAAATAACAACTGAAGAAACTGTCTTTGAACCTGTGGTAcagtttgaaatttgttttaaaCTGGACATAAAAATGAAGCTGAAGttcagtaaacaaacaaacaacaacatgaACACTCAAATAGGTTTGTGTGGCACAATTCTCTCATGAAATGTCACTTTATACAAAGTTAATTTTCTCATCAGTTCAGTTTATGGGGCATTACATATTCTTTGGATATCGTTGCAGTTGtgcattatttaatttatgttttttccaTGTCTTTTGTAGTGTTTAAATGTGCCTATGCTCAACTGGTCCAGCCCTGGTACACTGTCCCAGAACTTGGCGACAGTCAGCCCTTACATCGGGAACTGCAGAGGGAGTTCATCATAATTGTGGAGAAAATCATTTGCAAGGCCAAGGACTTTGATCTCTCTACTGCTAGTGTGGGTTGCATTCGTATCTTCACAAAGCACCTTCACAGTGCGAAGCAGTCAGATGGGTGAGCATATGCTTGTTGTCTTCGTTTTAAGAATTTCCTTACTTTTCTATCTGATGCTATTTAAATTTTTATGTACAACACAAGTAGAACTGGTTCTTATGAATCTTGAGTTCATGCATGGAGAATTTACAGAGCTAAGAATTCTGACAAACTTCATGGAAAAGCAAAAATCTAGtcaggcacttataatggaagtgaatggatgccaccttttgaacattaaaatactaactttaagtatagccacaagacgtaaacgatgtgttaacatgattttcgtgtgataaaatcgctttccttttctgtgtaaagttatagccaattttacaacttcattgccgtGATGCTGTAATGTTAACAAACCTTAAAAAACGGTgatttacacaagttttaacagaacaatgaatgagtgctttaataaaaatataatcttcacatttctaaattttaaccctccaaaaattggccccattcacttccattgtaagtgccccactgtaacctaaatttttccatttttataaaattattatttttttttaaagaaaaggatggatgtATCGAAGTAATATTTTGCGGTAATcagcattattccacaaatgctgtcaattgagtttaacttgtattgaaccagcaaTATTCTTTTAACCTTATTGGAATTACCCACAATTGACAATTCCAAGAATTTACCCTTTTTTCACATATTTGGGTTTGAAATGTGAACGTAAACTTCAAGGGCGTAAACCTCTAGAGTAACACTTAATATAACACTtagaataatgttataaatttacactaaagGTTACTATAGGTTTATGCCTCTAAATAAGGCGAAAATGGGTCCTTGCATGCTGTGAAAAGAGATCATGCTGCTAGTGAAATGCTGTCATTTGAATACATTATGCATGCTGACCTGTTTGTATTTCTTGTTTTACCTGTTTCAGTTTCCCAGTATTTAGCTCAAGGTCTGAGGAAATGGCAGTGCTCAGAACCTTCTCTGAGGCTCTGGTGCGAAACTTTTTCCCTGAGTACCTCTGGGAACCAAAACTCTACCAGTGTGTCCTAACTGAGATTCTGGCTACAAAAGGTTGGTCCTGCTGACCTTTTGTTCTGAATTCTTTCTAATGATCAGAACATTCCACATAATGCTATCTGGCACCTCCATTTGTAATGTTCACTGTTAAGTATAGGATAGTATCTATGAAACACACTGTCACAGATCTTTTTGTTGCTCTCGAGGATTGTCTTGCATGTCTTCACTGCTTGTAAAGACTTGTTTATCCACATTCTTTTAGTGACTGGACTTGAATCGTAAGGGTATCAATATAATCCCAACCTTTCACTTATTTTCTCAATGTTTCTGACAATAAATAATCAATTTCTTTTCAGTCACTTCATGTTATTTCAATGTAAGtacatttatcattaaacatGCTTGTTTTGAAATgatttattcttaattttaacTAATCACCTATATCAATTAGCATGAGTTTCTTGTATATCAATTGTTAACTGTTGGTGCCATTGCCTTTCCTATAACTCTTTACTGTTGTTTTCTGTCATGTTTCACTATAGATCATGTCATGAGGGGTTGTGTATTTATCCAAATGCTGCTATAATGGATATTTTatacttaaaagggatagttcacccaaaaaagaaaattccctcaacatttactcaccctcatgctatcccagatgtgtactaTCCCAGACTTACTtactttctgcagaacacaatgatgtttagaagaatatatacGCTCTGTTggaccttacaatgcaagtgaatggtgaccagacttttgaagctccaaaactcccataaaggccacataaaagtaatctttaagGCTCCACTggtttaatgtgtgtgtatatatatatatatatatatatatatatatatatatatatatatatatatatattactataaatccctactttcactttcaaaatgtgaaagttgagatttatagtaaaaaaggaattcaatATTAATCTCTTTgtcaaccacacctatcacatcgcttgtgaagacatatatttaaccagtagagtcttatgaattactttaatgtggcctttatgtgagtTTTGGAGTTTCAagggtctggtcaccattcacttgcattgtgaggaccaacaaagctgagatattcttaaaacaattagtttgtgttctgcagaagaaagtcgtacacatatgggatggcatgagggtgagtaaatgatgagagaatcttcatttttgggtgaaccatagcTTTTAAAAAGTGTTATTGTTCAATTGTGTATATCTTCTAATAATACACTAAATTCTTGATCACTCCTGGTTCCATCTCTAGCACTGGATGTGCTTGTGACATGCCTCTGTAATCCAGACAACCTGAATCAGATGGTGGTTTTGCAGTTGGATAGAGTAACCCCCAAAAACTCGATTGGAGACTTGGTAAACTCTGACAGGGAAGGTACACCATCCTGCATAGGAAGTGACCAGGCAGAAGTGTAAGTCATCTCAACACAAAGTATTTAGTCAAAAATATTTATCAGATTAAATCTCATTTGGGAATCTCTTTCTTGTTTCAAATTTGTCGCTGATTGAAATTCCTCAGAATAATGGATACAGAGGATGGTAGATCTGAAGAAACCAGAGGAAAAAAGAAGGGTACTGTACTCTTTCATCTCCGTTATTTGATTTATAAGTAGTATGTTGACATAGTGTAATTTATTATAATACTGAATTTATTGAATGTATCTGTACTTTAATACATTAGTTACTTTTAAGAGGTTAAAATGtttgtcattttattacttttgtttATTGTTTCAAAGCAGGCACTAGGATTAAAGAAAGATTTTCTAAATTCGTTGATAAGGTAAAGTTaaagaaaaccaaaaagaaaCTCAAGAAGGAGCAAGAGCCTTTACAGAGGGCTTTATCAGCACGTAGATCTGCTGTTattgaggatgatgatgatgaagcaaGCAGCAGAGACGGCTCCATCAAAAGCCACATGGACTCTGATAATGTGAGGAAAAACTGCTGCAAATGTGTGTAATTGTAATTGCATCTTATTTTCAAGCTGTTATTTGTGCAAATAAGTCTATCTGTACATTCTACTTAAAGGACAGTGATCTGGATGTTTACTTAACAAGTCTCCAAGAGAACATGATGGAATTTAAGCTTTCCTATGAGATGTGGCGAGTGGGGAAGTGGGCAGTCCGTGTTACTAATGTGAGACATAATCTAAATAAATGAAAGTTAACAAATTTCAATTGGCTGAGTTTTATTTTgagtaattaaaaacaaacattatctTAGGTTGAAAAGGAGAATGAAGAGTTGTGTTTCACCATTCACCTGGAGGAGAGAAATAATTTGGAGAATCTCCACTGGGATGTGAAAAAGACCCAGTCAGATATACTTCATTTTCATAGTCTCTGGCAGGTGAGAGAAGAAATGGTAAGGAATGTCCATAACAAAATTTGGTTCATATGTTTCTTTCTTCCCCCGCCCCCAAAGGTTAAAACTCTTTCTTATCTTAGcattaatatgcagagtcaactataagtgAGCCATAAGTTGCTTTCAAAAACTTAGATattgtggcactatcaaaacatttctttgtttgtttgagcagcccatCTCTCCTGACATGGCAATATTGGCTTAATCAACAGTCTAAGTTTGGGGAATGGCTGTTGGGGCTATTCCGTTTGGTGACGCTATTGGCGCCTCAATAACACTGTTCAGCTTAATtgatattttctttaatttataaTTGTCATAGGCTGACATTTTGAAGCctttcctcttttttttgttttaaggataCATCAACGTTACCCTCTATATCTGCAATAGTAGAGAAACCGAAGAGGGAACTTGATGACACATATAAAAATGAAGTTAGATCAGCCTTGGAACACTTTTTACAAGTAAGTTGTCGCACACTATAAATAATGAAAGAGGGAATTGCCAGTATAAATAAATCATGGATTTCTCTTCAGGAGCTGGTTTCTGATGCACAGCTTGGTCATACTCAGCCTGTATTCCAGTTCCTCTGCCCCCTTGCAAGATTACTGAGTGAAGAGGAAGATGAGGGAGGTGTGTGGGGACTTCTCAGTGGACTAGCATGCTTCCTAACTCCTGGCCACGATGAGGAAGaggtaaatacaatttttaataatttagaCTAGCTTGAAGTGAAAGAACTATATTTGATGCAATATAATGATGTTGAAAAAATATCaatgtcaaatatatataaaaaaaaatatatccctCTTTAGTGGCATGTGTCTGAAATTGCCTTTTATATACATtactgtgaaaaaaattatttagatgttccacaaaaatatttgacttcAGGCggtcattctatatattctgctTTAGTGTGCCCATAAGAAATATCTGTTTTAGgtttccaaacattccttttacaaatagaatagaataggagtCTCACAACAGATGCCTCACCTCAATATCATCAGTTCAGCCTGGGATTATATGAAGAGACTGAAGCAATTGAGATATatagaactgtggcaagttctccaagatgcttggaacatcctTGAAAAATTGTGCACAAGTGTATCTAGGAGAATAACGTTGTTCAGGCTGTAGTCCAcagaagagaattagcatttCGAATcgagccatgggttccctcaggattttcctatgggtttttataatggccattttgaatttatgagacaagtctgtggtaaacattacttttggatacttgtatgttttttctacaacatatattacacacagtcaaacctcaaatgtgaatttggaAGGGTTTTTAAAAAGTGTGTTGTTAACGGGTTGCTAGATAAGGACCATTAGTTTTCCATTTCATCAGGCATGTTCACTTGCATGCTTGTGGTATATGTAGTCCTTATCTAGCAACTCGTTAgcaacacattttgttttaaagtggtcatgatgacatgaggaatcacattATCTTGATCTA includes the following:
- the LOC127659648 gene encoding uncharacterized protein LOC127659648 isoform X1 gives rise to the protein MYTWRCFIAMIFVLVWYFSEFGQLWTQAFFAFLCFFSFPFKKQDRETSTQTDHIIEETSRQTKKGHHVGDELDATRIGQIVPQTKQYPNVQRSILQVFKCAYAQLVQPWYTVPELGDSQPLHRELQREFIIIVEKIICKAKDFDLSTASVGCIRIFTKHLHSAKQSDGFPVFSSRSEEMAVLRTFSEALVRNFFPEYLWEPKLYQCVLTEILATKALDVLVTCLCNPDNLNQMVVLQLDRVTPKNSIGDLVNSDREGTPSCIGSDQAEVIMDTEDGRSEETRGKKKGTRIKERFSKFVDKVKLKKTKKKLKKEQEPLQRALSARRSAVIEDDDDEASSRDGSIKSHMDSDNDSDLDVYLTSLQENMMEFKLSYEMWRVGKWAVRVTNVEKENEELCFTIHLEERNNLENLHWDVKKTQSDILHFHSLWQVREEMDTSTLPSISAIVEKPKRELDDTYKNEVRSALEHFLQELVSDAQLGHTQPVFQFLCPLARLLSEEEDEGGVWGLLSGLACFLTPGHDEEETPNPKLEEKLEAGSTVHHGAQPACFDTDEEPDSGIVEEPTATNLRFCTPHEETEPLRIEEPHMEDNNEISNEPEIISDGQESIVESLDVFNRSKLLIPTIHFNEGLSLVMSNNEGLDFEMVDRGKSLQSGGKTNRKEKLTHKKSNGSQGKLKGKEKTGQLKEDATNQPPVQKKESNQTNWEQLEATKAIFDLLKEITGNSVLINIVDTILKPVMPLVKKKVNNFLKRMNPTEAQIASSIDNLREMMWPDGDVPVRPPCDSEKKHETKERALQLINSKYSNSLILKKTDVETVFKIFQDPEENKKLVYMLLSYVLREFLPGEPAFTTIDNLTVKDFVS
- the LOC127659648 gene encoding uncharacterized protein LOC127659648 isoform X2 — its product is MYTWRCFIAMIFVLVWYFSEFGQLWTQAFFAFLCFFSFPFKKQDRETSTQTDHIIEETSRQTKKGHHVGDELDATRIGQIVPQTKQYPNVQRSILQVFKCAYAQLVQPWYTVPELGDSQPLHRELQREFIIIVEKIICKAKDFDLSTASVGCIRIFTKHLHSAKQSDGFPVFSSRSEEMAVLRTFSEALVRNFFPEYLWEPKLYQCVLTEILATKALDVLVTCLCNPDNLNQMVVLQLDRVTPKNSIGDLVNSDREGTPSCIGSDQAEVIMDTEDGRSEETRGKKKGTRIKERFSKFVDKVKLKKTKKKLKKEQEPLQRALSARRSAVIEDDDDEASSRDGSIKSHMDSDNDSDLDVYLTSLQENMMEFKLSYEMWRVGKWAVRVTNVEKENEELCFTIHLEERNNLENLHWDVKKTQSDILHFHSLWQDTSTLPSISAIVEKPKRELDDTYKNEVRSALEHFLQELVSDAQLGHTQPVFQFLCPLARLLSEEEDEGGVWGLLSGLACFLTPGHDEEETPNPKLEEKLEAGSTVHHGAQPACFDTDEEPDSGIVEEPTATNLRFCTPHEETEPLRIEEPHMEDNNEISNEPEIISDGQESIVESLDVFNRSKLLIPTIHFNEGLSLVMSNNEGLDFEMVDRGKSLQSGGKTNRKEKLTHKKSNGSQGKLKGKEKTGQLKEDATNQPPVQKKESNQTNWEQLEATKAIFDLLKEITGNSVLINIVDTILKPVMPLVKKKVNNFLKRMNPTEAQIASSIDNLREMMWPDGDVPVRPPCDSEKKHETKERALQLINSKYSNSLILKKTDVETVFKIFQDPEENKKLVYMLLSYVLREFLPGEPAFTTIDNLTVKDFVS